One part of the Polyangium spumosum genome encodes these proteins:
- a CDS encoding alpha/beta fold hydrolase, which translates to MVLLSVLDHVTRAMLVRRGVESRFVETPVGRVHVYDARGEGAATPVVFLHGIASSSTVFAPTLARIRKASRRVIALDAPGHGLSGAPWVTLAPERLFEALSHVLDRELDAPALVVGNSLGGAMALRYAQRRPERVAGLVLTSPAGAPVEDPDERERFLRGFVIENMGDARAFLARLNHAVPWYGPLVAPDLKRMFKNPSVRAILESVEPRHFFAPGEFASLSMPIHVIWGKSDRVIPACCLGFFKEHLPPHTVFEEPEGIGHSPHTEDPRAFFALVHRALERLS; encoded by the coding sequence ATGGTTCTGCTGTCCGTCCTCGATCACGTCACGCGCGCGATGCTCGTGCGCCGCGGCGTCGAGAGCCGCTTCGTCGAGACGCCCGTCGGGCGCGTGCACGTCTACGACGCGCGCGGCGAGGGAGCGGCCACGCCGGTCGTGTTTCTGCATGGCATCGCCTCGTCATCCACGGTCTTCGCGCCGACCCTCGCGCGGATCCGAAAGGCGAGCCGCCGCGTGATCGCGCTCGACGCGCCGGGGCACGGCCTCTCGGGCGCGCCGTGGGTGACGCTCGCGCCCGAGCGCCTGTTCGAAGCGCTCTCGCATGTGCTCGATCGCGAGCTCGACGCGCCGGCCCTCGTCGTGGGCAACTCGCTCGGCGGCGCGATGGCGCTTCGGTACGCGCAGCGCAGGCCCGAGCGCGTCGCGGGCCTCGTGCTCACCTCGCCGGCCGGCGCGCCGGTCGAGGATCCGGACGAGCGCGAGCGGTTCCTCCGCGGGTTCGTCATCGAAAACATGGGCGACGCCCGCGCGTTCCTGGCGCGATTGAACCACGCGGTCCCGTGGTACGGGCCGCTCGTGGCGCCGGACTTGAAGCGCATGTTCAAGAACCCGTCCGTGCGCGCGATCCTCGAGTCCGTCGAGCCGCGGCACTTCTTCGCGCCGGGCGAGTTCGCCTCGCTCTCCATGCCGATCCACGTGATCTGGGGCAAATCGGACCGCGTGATCCCGGCCTGCTGCCTCGGGTTCTTCAAGGAACACCTGCCGCCGCACACGGTCTTCGAGGAGCCCGAGGGGATCGGGCACTCGCCGCACACCGAGGATCCGAGGGCGTTCTTCGCGCTCGTGCACCGCGCCCTCGAGCGGCTCTCGTGA
- a CDS encoding bifunctional serine/threonine-protein kinase/formylglycine-generating enzyme family protein: MASGELSCRRCGAAIGEKARFCADCGAPVVAASDPTVLFMKAPSALAPTTPVEREPTPASASPNSRLPPMRIPPGTLLSGNYAVQSVLGEGGMGVVYRAHDSALGRTVAIKCLHSNLAGDAEIRRRFVRESRVLRTFSHPHVVSVFDLIEHDHLLGIVMEHVEGQTLAHHLVKWRGRMPFEEVREIFAAVLDAMDAAHRQGIVHRDLKPDNVLVMRGPGGELVPKVVDFGIARILEGTTYTVSGALLGTCRYMSPEQVKGDKTADHRSDIYSLGVTLYELAAGRPPFPEDNHFALMMAHVQTEPSPPSRHRVEIPPALEELVLSALAKNPGERPQTCAEFRARLLVAVDEPAPGSVALRPSNTSVPPLATVLRDTDGAEAVLVPAGTFLMGPDRREVFLDAYYVDRTPVTNRQFALFVQVTGYTPADESGGRFLAHWARGAVPRGLEDHPVVNVSWDDACAYAAWAGKRLPTEAEWEKAARGTDGRRYPWGKAEPTPTRAHYGGRHRGTAPVGSYPEGASPYGVLDMAGNVWEWCEDVDDPAFYMDGPSRNPKNTAKPRHPLYVMRGGSWLFGAQSLKTYSRTRFEPHYRFAGGGFRCVRSAR; encoded by the coding sequence ATGGCCTCGGGCGAGCTCTCCTGCCGGCGTTGCGGCGCCGCGATCGGCGAGAAGGCGCGTTTTTGCGCCGATTGCGGCGCGCCCGTCGTGGCCGCGTCCGATCCCACGGTCCTCTTCATGAAGGCGCCCTCCGCGCTCGCGCCGACGACGCCGGTGGAGCGCGAGCCGACGCCCGCGTCTGCCTCGCCGAACAGCCGCCTGCCGCCCATGCGGATCCCGCCCGGAACCTTGCTCTCGGGCAATTACGCCGTGCAGAGCGTGCTCGGCGAGGGCGGCATGGGCGTCGTCTATCGCGCGCACGACAGCGCCCTCGGCCGCACGGTCGCGATCAAGTGCCTGCACTCGAACCTCGCCGGCGACGCCGAGATCCGGCGCCGCTTCGTCCGCGAGTCGCGCGTCCTGCGCACGTTCTCGCATCCGCACGTCGTCTCCGTCTTCGACCTCATCGAGCACGATCACCTGCTCGGCATCGTGATGGAGCACGTCGAGGGCCAGACCCTCGCGCATCACCTCGTGAAATGGCGCGGCCGCATGCCCTTCGAGGAGGTCCGCGAGATCTTCGCCGCCGTGCTCGACGCGATGGACGCGGCGCACCGGCAGGGCATCGTGCATCGGGACCTCAAGCCCGACAACGTGCTCGTCATGCGGGGGCCCGGCGGCGAGCTCGTCCCCAAGGTCGTCGATTTCGGCATCGCGCGGATCCTCGAGGGCACGACGTACACCGTCAGCGGCGCGTTGCTCGGCACCTGCCGGTACATGTCGCCCGAGCAGGTCAAGGGCGACAAGACGGCCGATCATCGCTCCGACATCTACTCGCTCGGCGTCACGCTCTACGAGCTCGCGGCCGGCCGGCCGCCCTTCCCCGAGGACAACCATTTCGCGCTCATGATGGCGCACGTCCAGACGGAGCCCTCGCCGCCCTCGCGCCATCGCGTCGAGATCCCGCCCGCGCTCGAGGAGCTCGTGCTCTCCGCGCTTGCGAAAAACCCCGGGGAGCGGCCGCAGACCTGCGCGGAGTTCCGCGCGCGCCTGCTCGTCGCCGTCGACGAGCCCGCGCCCGGATCCGTCGCCTTGCGCCCGTCGAACACCTCGGTTCCCCCGCTCGCGACGGTCCTTCGTGACACGGACGGCGCCGAGGCCGTGCTCGTGCCCGCGGGGACCTTTCTCATGGGCCCCGATCGCCGCGAGGTCTTCCTCGACGCGTATTACGTCGACCGCACGCCCGTCACGAACCGGCAATTCGCGCTCTTCGTCCAGGTCACCGGATACACGCCGGCCGACGAGAGCGGCGGCCGCTTCCTCGCGCACTGGGCGCGCGGCGCCGTGCCGCGCGGGCTCGAGGATCACCCCGTGGTGAACGTCTCGTGGGACGACGCCTGCGCGTATGCCGCGTGGGCCGGCAAGCGTTTGCCCACGGAGGCCGAATGGGAGAAGGCCGCGCGCGGGACGGACGGCCGAAGGTACCCCTGGGGCAAGGCCGAGCCGACGCCGACGCGCGCCCATTACGGCGGAAGACATCGCGGCACGGCGCCCGTCGGCTCCTACCCCGAGGGCGCGTCGCCGTACGGCGTCCTCGACATGGCCGGCAACGTCTGGGAGTGGTGCGAGGACGTCGACGATCCGGCGTTTTACATGGACGGCCCCTCGCGCAACCCGAAGAACACCGCGAAGCCGCGCCACCCGCTCTACGTGATGCGCGGCGGCTCCTGGCTCTTCGGCGCGCAATCGCTGAAGACCTACTCCCGCACCCGATTCGAGCCGCATTATCGCTTCGCGGGCGGCGGCTTTCGTTGCGTTCGCTCGGCGCGCTGA
- a CDS encoding metallophosphoesterase translates to MRIGFFFVIVTLVLIGAGLYVGRRVKRTFGLGVKAERIGLAVVFGAIASMIAARALGLRPLGEVAFTLLLALLISTGLLLLVDLVKLGALPFQWLASRVKPAPTPAPALGVANAPAAPAPEARTSAPPEPTPPPAQLPTRRVFLGQAVTGSALFVGSGSSFYGLLFGRHDYVIEEVPVRIPGLSRRLDGYTLVQLSDIHFGTFVGEAEMRAAEELVRKARPDRVVLTGDLVDNDARYAEMLGRLVRRLAPLAKDGVVAIPGNHDWYAGIDDVVSALTAAGARVLRNDGLVIGDEKDGLALLGVEDVWARRRGRGMGPDLGAAITKVPKDLPRVLLCHNPVFFPEAAGQVALQLSGHTHGGQVNLGVLQPGKVVLPHGYVAGLYEREGSRLWVNRGFGTAGPPARIGAPPEVTKVVLVSA, encoded by the coding sequence ATGAGGATCGGCTTCTTTTTCGTGATCGTCACGCTCGTCCTGATCGGGGCGGGCCTGTACGTCGGCCGCCGGGTCAAGCGAACGTTCGGGCTCGGCGTCAAGGCCGAACGTATCGGCCTCGCCGTGGTCTTCGGCGCCATCGCGTCGATGATCGCCGCGCGCGCCCTCGGCCTGCGCCCGCTCGGCGAGGTCGCCTTCACGCTGCTGCTCGCCCTGCTGATCAGCACGGGGTTGCTCCTGCTCGTGGACCTCGTGAAGCTCGGGGCCTTGCCTTTCCAGTGGCTCGCGTCACGCGTGAAGCCCGCGCCCACGCCCGCGCCCGCGCTCGGCGTCGCGAACGCGCCCGCGGCGCCCGCGCCCGAGGCCAGGACGTCGGCGCCCCCGGAGCCCACGCCGCCCCCCGCGCAGCTCCCCACGCGCAGGGTTTTTCTTGGCCAGGCCGTCACGGGATCGGCGCTGTTCGTGGGCTCGGGCAGCTCTTTTTATGGCCTGCTCTTCGGGCGACACGATTACGTGATCGAGGAGGTGCCCGTCCGCATCCCGGGCCTCTCGAGGCGCCTCGACGGGTATACCCTCGTCCAGCTCTCAGACATTCATTTCGGCACGTTCGTCGGCGAGGCCGAGATGCGCGCGGCCGAGGAGCTCGTGCGCAAGGCGCGGCCCGATCGGGTCGTGCTCACGGGGGATCTCGTCGACAACGACGCGAGGTACGCCGAGATGCTCGGGCGCCTCGTCCGGAGGCTCGCGCCGCTCGCGAAGGACGGCGTCGTGGCGATCCCGGGCAATCACGACTGGTATGCGGGGATCGACGACGTCGTCTCGGCGCTCACGGCGGCCGGCGCGCGGGTCTTGCGGAATGACGGCCTCGTGATCGGCGACGAAAAGGACGGGCTCGCGCTGCTCGGCGTGGAGGACGTGTGGGCGCGGCGCCGGGGCCGCGGGATGGGGCCGGATCTCGGCGCCGCGATCACGAAGGTGCCGAAGGACCTTCCGCGTGTCCTTCTTTGTCACAACCCCGTGTTTTTCCCGGAGGCCGCGGGCCAGGTGGCCTTGCAGCTCTCCGGGCACACGCACGGCGGGCAGGTCAACCTCGGTGTATTGCAGCCGGGCAAGGTCGTCCTGCCTCATGGATACGTCGCGGGGCTCTACGAGCGTGAGGGTTCGCGGCTCTGGGTGAACCGCGGCTTCGGCACGGCGGGCCCGCCGGCGCGGATCGGCGCGCCGCCGGAGGTGACGAAGGTCGTGCTCGTGTCGGCCTGA
- a CDS encoding alcohol dehydrogenase catalytic domain-containing protein: MKALQCKGDGVALAEVPDPEPTPGEVVVDVRSAGICNTDLELARGYMGFRGVLGHEVLGVHAGKRVVMEINCACGRCATCRAGGRNHCPTRTVLGILGRDGGIAEAVRIPEENLHFLPDSIPDESAAFIEPLAAALHAFDEAAPRPGDRVCLLGDGKLGLLTGLALAARRGDLGRAVAVGRHRDKLAILEAAGLDVALESGFSEAAFDIVVEATGHPSGLARALALVKPRGTIVLKSTYAGVANVDLAPAVIHEIKIVGSRCGDFQRAIDVLARGQVDPRPLICARYPLADAERAFSRAAEPGALKVLVVP; the protein is encoded by the coding sequence ATGAAGGCGCTCCAGTGCAAAGGCGACGGCGTCGCGCTCGCCGAGGTCCCCGATCCCGAGCCCACGCCGGGCGAGGTCGTCGTTGATGTCCGGTCGGCCGGCATCTGCAATACCGACCTGGAGCTCGCCCGCGGATACATGGGCTTCCGCGGCGTGCTCGGGCACGAGGTCCTCGGCGTGCACGCAGGCAAGCGGGTCGTGATGGAGATCAACTGCGCCTGCGGGCGCTGCGCGACCTGCCGCGCGGGCGGGCGCAACCATTGCCCCACGCGCACCGTGCTCGGCATCCTCGGCCGCGACGGCGGGATCGCCGAGGCCGTGCGGATCCCCGAGGAGAACCTGCATTTCTTGCCAGATTCGATCCCCGACGAGAGCGCCGCCTTCATCGAGCCGCTCGCCGCCGCGCTGCACGCCTTCGACGAGGCCGCGCCGAGGCCGGGCGACCGCGTCTGCCTGCTCGGCGACGGCAAGCTCGGCCTGCTCACGGGGCTCGCCCTCGCCGCGCGGCGCGGGGATCTCGGCCGCGCCGTCGCCGTGGGCCGACACCGGGACAAACTCGCGATCCTGGAGGCCGCGGGGCTCGACGTCGCGCTCGAATCCGGTTTTTCCGAGGCGGCTTTTGATATCGTCGTGGAGGCGACGGGGCACCCCTCGGGGCTCGCCCGCGCGCTCGCCCTCGTGAAGCCCCGCGGGACGATCGTCCTGAAGAGCACGTATGCAGGGGTCGCGAACGTGGACCTCGCGCCGGCCGTGATCCACGAGATCAAGATCGTCGGCTCGCGTTGCGGCGATTTCCAGCGCGCCATCGACGTGCTCGCGCGAGGCCAGGTCGACCCGCGACCCCTCATCTGCGCGCGGTATCCGCTCGCCGACGCCGAGCGCGCGTTCTCGCGCGCGGCCGAGCCGGGCGCCTTGAAGGTCCTCGTCGTCCCCTGA
- the groES gene encoding co-chaperone GroES translates to MKIRPLHDRIVVKRLESETKTKGGIIIPDSAKEKPIEGRVVAVGNGKLLRDGKLRPLDIKVGDVVLFGKYAGNEVKIDGEDFVLLREDDLLAVTGGEGSAS, encoded by the coding sequence ATGAAGATCAGGCCGCTGCACGACCGCATCGTGGTCAAGCGTCTCGAGAGCGAGACCAAGACGAAGGGTGGGATCATCATCCCGGATTCGGCCAAGGAGAAGCCCATCGAGGGGCGCGTGGTGGCCGTGGGCAACGGCAAGCTGCTCCGCGACGGCAAGCTCCGGCCGCTCGACATCAAGGTCGGCGACGTCGTCCTCTTCGGCAAGTACGCCGGCAACGAGGTGAAGATCGACGGCGAGGACTTCGTGCTCCTCCGCGAGGACGACCTGCTCGCCGTCACCGGCGGCGAAGGCTCCGCGAGCTAG
- the groL gene encoding chaperonin GroEL (60 kDa chaperone family; promotes refolding of misfolded polypeptides especially under stressful conditions; forms two stacked rings of heptamers to form a barrel-shaped 14mer; ends can be capped by GroES; misfolded proteins enter the barrel where they are refolded when GroES binds) produces MSAKQIIYSRSARAAILRGVNTLAEAVKVTLGPKGRNVVIEKSWGSPVVTKDGVTVAKEIELHSKLENMGAQMVREVASKTSDKAGDGTTTATVLAQAIYNEGLRLVEAGHNPMDLKRGIDAAVAAILEELKKQAVPTKDKEQIAQVATISANGDKEIGNILAEAMEKVGKEGVITVEENKRMSTELDAVEGMQFDRGYLSPYFVTDPEKMKTVLNNPLILVNEKKISSMADLLPVLEQVVKHGREVLIIAEDIEGEALATLVVNKLRGTLKVAAIKAPGFGDRRKEMLKDIATLTGATAFMEDLGQKLDTATLRDLGTARRVEIDKDNTVIVDGAGDKAAIKARIESIRKQIADTSSDYDREKLQERLAKLAGGVAVVRVGAATEVEMKEKKARVEDALHATRAAVEEGIVVGGGVALLRASKVLDNLKFGDERDVGVRIVRKSAEAPIRQISTNAGIDGSVVVEKVRSAQGTFGYNAATDTYEDLFAAGVIDPAKVVHHALANASSVAALMLTTEALVADKPKKETAAAAGGGGMGGMGGMGGMGGMGGMGGMGGMGGMGDFDMG; encoded by the coding sequence ATGTCCGCGAAGCAGATCATTTACAGCCGTAGCGCGCGCGCCGCGATCCTCCGGGGCGTCAACACGCTCGCCGAGGCCGTGAAGGTGACGCTCGGGCCGAAGGGCCGGAACGTCGTCATCGAGAAGAGCTGGGGCTCGCCCGTCGTCACGAAGGACGGCGTCACCGTGGCGAAGGAGATCGAGCTGCACTCGAAGCTCGAGAACATGGGCGCCCAGATGGTCCGCGAGGTCGCCTCGAAGACGAGCGACAAGGCCGGCGACGGCACGACCACCGCGACCGTCCTCGCCCAGGCCATCTACAACGAGGGCCTCCGCCTCGTCGAAGCCGGCCACAACCCGATGGACCTCAAGCGCGGCATCGACGCCGCCGTCGCCGCGATCCTCGAGGAGCTGAAGAAGCAAGCCGTCCCGACCAAGGACAAGGAGCAGATCGCGCAGGTCGCCACCATCAGCGCCAACGGCGACAAGGAGATCGGCAACATCCTCGCCGAGGCGATGGAGAAGGTCGGCAAGGAGGGCGTGATCACGGTCGAAGAGAACAAGCGCATGTCGACCGAGCTCGACGCGGTCGAGGGCATGCAGTTCGACCGCGGCTACCTCTCGCCGTACTTCGTCACCGATCCCGAGAAGATGAAGACGGTCCTCAACAACCCGCTCATCCTCGTGAACGAGAAGAAGATCTCGTCGATGGCGGATCTCCTCCCCGTCCTCGAGCAGGTCGTCAAGCACGGCCGCGAGGTCCTCATCATCGCCGAGGACATCGAGGGCGAGGCGCTCGCGACGCTCGTCGTGAACAAGCTGCGCGGCACGCTCAAGGTCGCCGCCATCAAGGCGCCCGGCTTCGGCGATCGCCGCAAGGAGATGCTGAAGGACATCGCGACCCTGACGGGCGCGACGGCCTTCATGGAAGACCTCGGCCAGAAGCTCGACACCGCCACGCTGCGTGACCTCGGCACGGCCCGCCGCGTCGAGATCGACAAGGACAACACCGTCATCGTCGACGGCGCCGGCGACAAGGCCGCGATCAAGGCCCGCATCGAGTCGATCCGCAAGCAGATCGCCGACACGTCGAGCGACTACGATCGCGAGAAGCTCCAGGAGCGCCTCGCGAAGCTCGCGGGCGGCGTCGCCGTCGTGCGCGTCGGCGCGGCGACCGAGGTCGAGATGAAGGAGAAGAAGGCCCGCGTCGAGGACGCGCTGCACGCCACGCGCGCGGCCGTCGAGGAGGGCATCGTCGTCGGCGGCGGCGTCGCGCTGCTCCGCGCCTCGAAGGTGCTCGACAACCTCAAGTTCGGCGACGAGCGCGACGTCGGCGTGCGCATCGTGCGCAAGTCCGCCGAGGCGCCGATCCGTCAGATCTCCACGAACGCCGGCATCGACGGCAGCGTCGTCGTCGAGAAGGTCCGCTCCGCGCAGGGCACGTTCGGCTACAACGCCGCGACCGACACCTACGAGGACCTCTTCGCCGCCGGTGTCATCGACCCGGCCAAGGTCGTGCACCACGCGCTCGCCAACGCCTCCAGCGTGGCGGCCCTGATGCTCACCACCGAGGCGCTCGTCGCCGACAAGCCCAAGAAGGAAACCGCGGCCGCAGCCGGCGGCGGCGGCATGGGCGGCATGGGCGGCATGGGCGGCATGGGCGGCATGGGCGGCATGGGCGGCATGGGCGGCATGGGCGGCATGGGCGACTTCGACATGGGTTGA